GGGTTGTACTTGAGCACGTCCGATCCCAGTCCAGCCCGCGTCGGTAGAAAGGGCAGGCGCAACGCGGCCGCGTACAGCCCCCATTGCAACATGCCTTCGTCGAGTTCCACGACCTCGATCGCGCCGCTCTGGCGCGCTTTGCGGAAGTGCGGTTCGAGTGGAATCGAATCGAGCGAGACGAAGCCGTAGATCAGCTTCTTGACCTTGCCCGCCGCGCAGAGCAGCCCCACATCGGGACCGCCGTAGCTGACGATCGTCAGGTCTTTCAGGTCCGAGCGCAGGATTTCGCGTATCAGCGACATCGGCTTGCGTCGGGAACCCCAGCCCCCGATTCCGATGGTCATCCCGTCGCGAAGCTCGGCGATGACGTCGCGTTCCGTCGTGCGCTTGTCCACGGAGCCCCCTGTCTTGGATGCGGCCTGGAAGCGGCAATTCTACCTGCCGCGGCCCGTGGAGTATAGTAACGATACGTATCGTTTCTGCAAAATCGTCAGCAAAGACAATTACTTGGGGAATTGGGACGATCTGGCGAGACGCTTCAGCCAGCGCTGCCGGGGCTGAATTCCACGCTCAGGTCGTGGACTGCGCGATCTTCCAGGGATTGCTTCAGATCCGGCGAGACCGGGACCAGTTCGAAGGTGCCTCGGGCGCCCGCCCGCAGGAGTACGAAACTCAGGCCGGTGGAAATGGCTTCCAGGCGAATCCCGGCGTTGCGGGCCTGCCCACTCAGGCTGGCATGGGCGAGCGCGACCAGATTGTCGACCAGGTGCGGAGAGGAATCCGCGGAACTCGCGGTGTCGTAGCGGGTCTGGTCGGAGGCGCGCGCAAGACTCAGATTCACCACTTGAGAGCGTTCGGAGTCGTAGGGCATGTCCAGGGAATACACCCCAATGTGTCCGGCGCCCGCCGCCTCGCGCCGAAACAGCGTCCGCAGCGAGACATCGATGGAGCGAATTCGCGGCAGGCCTCGTTTCACGATCTGAGCCTGGGAATCCACCAGGGTCTTTTCGAGCTCGCGGATCACCTGTTCCAGCGGTATCCCCTTGAGGTCCTGCCCCGGATTCCCTCGGGTCGGGATCGACCAGCTACAGATCAGGGTGATTGCGAAGATCGCGGCGGTGCGCAGCATGCTCCGGGTCTTATCGACGGACCCGGCCTGTGGGCTGAGTCCCTTCCAACAGCCGCGGAAGAATGCGGCGGCCTGCGCGAGCGAAAATTCCGCGTAGGTGTCGGTTTCCGACGCGGCCGAGGAGTAGATCGAGGTGTGGATCGGATCGACTCCCGTCGCTGCGAGCCCTACAATCGCCATTGGCGCCGCGGGGTGCCAAGGTAGGCAAACCGGGACACGGACCGGGAGTGATGGGGGGAGAGCCGTTGGAAGCCTGGCAGTTGATTTCTTTGGTTGGCGTTTTCGTCGTGGGTCTCGGCGCGGGCACGATGTTCCGCAAGAGCGACAAGAAGTTGCGCGCACATGCAGAGCAACTGGAATCCGAACTCGACGTGACCCGCGAGCAATTGAATTCCCACAAGGCGGAAGTCTCGAAGCACTTCGAACAGACGTCCGGTCTTTTCCGTGATCTCACTCAGCAGTACACGGCGCTCTATTCGCATCTCGCAGAGGGAGCACGCGAACTCTGTCCCGAGATGGTCGAAGTCGGTGGCGGATTCGCCAGTCCCTTGCTGACATCGGCCTTGAGTCCCGACGAGCAGATCGACGAGAAGGATGAGGTGGAACTCGATTCGGCCGATGCCGAAGCGACACCGGTCATCGACGCGGACGATCCCGCGGTTCCGCCAGAGGAGATCTCCCCCGAAGAACTTGCATCCGCAGCTGCCGTGTCCGGAGCGGAATCCGTCGCCAATGGCTCGAGCAACGGCCAGAGCAACGGTCAAGAGAGCCACGTCCCCGGCGCTTTTCGCTAGGAGCCCGCTGGAGCTGCTGCGGTCCGGAGGAGTTCTAGATGGCCATCGTCACCCCCGTCGAAGCCGCACCCGGACAGCGTCGCCGATTGAGTCTGGCCAGCCCGGCCACCGGTGAGACGATCGACGAGATCGAAGTCCAGAGCGAGGCCGACGTACGCGCAGCGGTCGAGCAAGCGCGCAAGGTGCAACCCGCCTGGGCTGCCCTGAGTTTTCAGGAGCGTGCGCACTATCTGAGGCGCGCGCTCTCCATCCTGATGGAACGTCAAGAGGAGTTCATCGACGTAATCGTGCGCGAGTCCGGCAAGCCGCGCAGCGAAGCGCTGATGATGGACATCTTCTCCGGTTGTGATTCGCTGGCGTTCTACGCCAAAAACGCTGCGAAGATGCTTCGTCCGCAGCGCAAGTCATTGCACGGAATCATGCGGCTGATGAAGAAGCTGCAGATCGTGTATCGGCCGCTCGGTGTGGTCGGCGTGATCAGTCCGTGGAACGGGCCGTTCATTCTCTCCGTCAATCCCGCGGCCCAGGCCCTCGTGGCGGGAAACGCGGTGATCCTGAAGCCCAGCGAGGTGACGCCGCGCTCTGGTCAACTGGTGGCAAGACTGTTCGAGGCCGCGGGGCTGCCCGAAGGAGTGTTGCAAGTGCTCACGGG
The bacterium genome window above contains:
- a CDS encoding YhcB family protein; this translates as MEAWQLISLVGVFVVGLGAGTMFRKSDKKLRAHAEQLESELDVTREQLNSHKAEVSKHFEQTSGLFRDLTQQYTALYSHLAEGARELCPEMVEVGGGFASPLLTSALSPDEQIDEKDEVELDSADAEATPVIDADDPAVPPEEISPEELASAAAVSGAESVANGSSNGQSNGQESHVPGAFR